The Candidatus Scalindua japonica DNA window ATAAACCAATGAAGTACTGCCATTATTATCTACAATCAGGTCACCATAGGTCTGTATCGATGCTTTTAAGTAAATAGTCCCTGCGCCTCCGTCATTTGAGCTGCCAAGTCCTCCATAAGCAGTTATACTATTTATGTCAAAACCGGCTATATCATCATAATATACCGCTATACGGCCCCCTCCACCTCCATTGGTAGAACTATATGACCTTGTAGCCTTACCTCCGTTTGCCGCAATTGTCCCTGAACCATCACCGCGTATCGTGCCTACATTTATATATATTCCACCTCCACTGCCTCCTCCATTCCAATCTGAATCCTCGCCATCTCCACCATTAGATTTGATACTGCCATTACCGTTAAGGACTATCTCAGCGGCCGTTATCCTTACAAGACCTCCTCCGTTACCTCCGTAACCACCATTAGTATATGAGTTTCCCCCTCCACCACTTCCGAGCTCATTAGGGTTGTAAAAACTACCGTATACCCCATTTACATTATCAGTCCCGGTTTGACCACCCAGGCCACCATAACTTCCTCCACTTCTAACATAACTGCCTCCGGTAGTCGTATTTCCCAATGTTCTACCATAATAACTATAGTTGCCAGACCCATTGTAACCACCCAGATACCCCTTGCAACTCACGTCTATCGTACTGCCTGAATCTATGGCTAACGTTCCACCCACCCCTATTGTCGAACTATAAGCCTGTGTCATCGTTGCCGCTTCATGAGTTAATATTCCATTATTCTGCAAGGTAACATTGTTCCCTACTGACAGGTCGACTACTGACAATTCCCCATTATCAACGGTAAGATTATTAACCACCGTCATAACTTCTGCAAATATCAACGCTCCATCACCAACAACAACATTGTTTACTACCAACTCTCCCATGCATGAATCTCCAGCATCAAGGGTGAGCTTGTTGACAATCAGCTTGTCAATAGATATCGAACCCCCGCCAATGATAAGATCATCAAACGTAAACCCATTACCATCCTCTGATACCAAAGGGGTAGGCTTGCCTGTATTATTAGAGTTATTACCAATAAGCTGTTCTTTCTTATTGACCACATCTTTTAAGTAAATAGTTCCCGCACCCCCGTCATTTGAGCTGCCAAGTCCTCCATAAGCAGTTATACTATTTATGTCAAAACCGGCTATATCATCATAATATACCGCTATACGGCCCCCTCCACCTCCATTGGTAGAACTATATGACCTTGTAGCCTTACCTCCGTTTGCCGCAATTGTCCCTGAACCATCACCGCGTATCGTGCCTACATTTATATATATTCCACCTCCACTGCCTCCTCCATTCCAATCTGAATCCTCGCCATCTCCACCATTAGATTTGATACTGCCATTACCGTTAAGGACTATCTCAGCGGCCGTTATCCTTACAAGACCTCCTCCGTTGCCCCCGTAACCACCATTAGTATATGAGTTTCCCCCTCCACCACTTCCGAGCTCATTAGGGTTGTAAAAACTACCGTATACCCCATTTACACTATCAGACCCGGTTTGACCACCCAGGCCACCATAACTTCCTCCACTTCTAACATAGCTGCCTCCGGTAGTCGTATTTCCCAATGTTCTACCATAATAACTATAGTTGCCAGGCCCATTGTAACCACCCAGATACCCCTTGCCACTCACGTCTATTGTACTATCTGAGTCTATGGTTAATGTATCTGAAACAGTTATATCAAGAGAGTATTCTTCTGTTGTCGTTGTATCTGGATGGGTTAGTTTGGCATTATTGAGAAGTGTTATACTGTAAAACGTATGAGGACCTTCAACCGTCAAATTAGCGCCGTCTACTGTGAGGGCCTTGAAGTCCATGCTCCGGTTACCAGTGACTATTGTAGTATCTACCGTAATAGAAACAACATCCCTTTCTATAATAATCACGCCGGCGTCTGTCATTCCTCCTGGCACAGCAGGAATCGAAGGTGAATTTCCTCTATAAGGCCATCCACTAATGTTAGTAGATGCCGTTACCTGAATATTTCCCTGGACAGTTGGCACATCCGAAATTGAAAACGTGCCATCAGGCAGTGAGGTTGTTGAAAGATTGTTTACGGTTGTAACCGTAACTCCTCCCATTGGGCCCCCATTTATGTCAACTAAAGACCCTAATATGGTTGTCAAAGGATCAGGTATAACAGTGACAAACAGATCTGGTGACGCACCTGCATTATTAGCAAGATCTAATGCTGTCGCGCTAATGGTGACACCTGATATGCCTAAAGGCACCGTGTAATCAAACTCATATGGAGCAGATGTATCTGTAAAGACGACATTACCATCTATGATGAAACTTACCGAGGCAACTTGTACGTCGTCGGCAGCATCAGAAGCAACCTGAATCTTTGCCCCTTCTATTACATCAATACCAGCCAATGGAGAGGTAATACTGACAGTTGGCGGAACCCCTGCGATATCCTGGACCATTCTATATTGTCCAATATATAATCTTGTATCGCCGCTACTACCGTTTTCCATGATACCATTCGATGTTGTCAGGTACAGATAACGACTATCAGCATCTGTCCCCGTTCCATCATCATCTCGGAATTGAGCAAAATTAATGATAGCGGTGAAAACTGGATCATCCGGGATGCTAATGTTATAGGCTGGAACCGCATTGAAACTTAAGACATCAGCGCCGAATACAAGGCTATCAAATAATGCCGCATCCATCAGATAGTTACCCTCAACACTCTTTGCAATAGTTGGAGTTGTCGGATTACTGATATTTACCGCTTTGAGACCACCTGTATAATCTGAGACATACGCGATACTATTACGCAAAACCACATCTCTGGCATTACCATTTGTATCCACCGTGCCAATAATTCCGGCATTAGAGGGAGTAGTAATATCTATGACCTGCACACCGGCAGACCCGTCTGCCACAACTGCCAGGTTGCCTTCCGGATCTATATCTACACCTTTAGCAATATTCGAGGTAACAACTGTACCTTCTATTACAGGGTTGTTAGACACGGAAACATTGATTATCTGTAATCCGGCATTCCCATCGGCAACATACGCATAAATACCGGAGACCGCAACATCATAAGCATCACCCGGTGTATCAACCGAGCCTACCGTAACAGGATCTAGAGGATTGCTTATATCCATGATCTGTAACCCTGATACACCATCAGCAATATATGCAAGAGCACCGTCGACCTTCACATCATTTGCATTCCCGAGAGTATCTTCAGATGCTACAACTGCTGGATTAACTCGGTCCGATACATCTACAACCTGTAACCCTGTAGACCCTGCTGCAACATATGCATAATCACCGCCAACATCCACATTGTTTGCAAACCCGGAGATATCCACATAAGAGAGGGGTGTTGGCGAAAATGTCTCGACAGTAAATACAGCAGTATCAGAAAATCCGTTATTAGTAACCGTAATAACCGCTGTCCCATCTGTTCCCGCATAAACCAGACCGGCGGTGACACCGAAGTTGGCCACTACCAGATCGCTGGAACTGTAGTTGGTCCCAATACCTGTAGGAGTAAGGTCAATGGTATTACCATCGGTAAAGGTACCGGTAACTGTTAATTGTTTAGTCGATTCCCCCATTATGGTGTTAAAGGTCAACGCAAAATTTGACGGTGTGACTTTAATGAAATCCAGAGTAGCGGCGAGGTCAAAGCTACCGGCGTCATTAGGGTCGCTGGCAGATGACACCTCCAGTCCGTCCCAAATTCCATCACCATCCGAATCTCCCAGAAGAGGATTGGTGACATAGCCGTCATCACCCGCGACAATCTCTTCCCCATCAGAAATGCCGTCACCATCGGTATCGGCATTGTTCATACCTGTGCCAAGGTCAAACTCTTCCAGGTTGGTAAGGCCATCCTCGTCCATATCTTCCAGGGAATCAACAGGGTTATTCGGGTTAAGGCCGTTGGTCAGTTCGAAGTCGTCGGGCAAACCATCGCCATCCGAATCTCCCGATAACTGGACCGATAAGAAAATAGAGGACAATACCATCTCGTTTGAAGCGGAAATGATAATATTTCCGCTTGATATTGCGGTTACTAGGCCATTCGAATTTACTGTTGCAATCGCCTGGTTAGACACCGTATACGCAGTTCCCTGTCCACCCAAAGTGACGTCCTTGGTAGAACCATCCGG harbors:
- a CDS encoding Ig-like domain-containing protein codes for the protein MSKTVVLVVARCFVMVALLPCFMFSIASAQLNENCTVTVLNRTVNVKPDGSWQLNNVPSNMGRVRVRVTCVEDGKTVSGQSEYVTIQTNGNISVEEMFFNNSYEQVPTSLTINSEKSVLSAIGETTRISVLAMYPDGSTKDVTLGGQGTAYTVSNQAIATVNSNGLVTAISSGNIIISASNEMVLSSIFLSVQLSGDSDGDGLPDDFELTNGLNPNNPVDSLEDMDEDGLTNLEEFDLGTGMNNADTDGDGISDGEEIVAGDDGYVTNPLLGDSDGDGIWDGLEVSSASDPNDAGSFDLAATLDFIKVTPSNFALTFNTIMGESTKQLTVTGTFTDGNTIDLTPTGIGTNYSSSDLVVANFGVTAGLVYAGTDGTAVITVTNNGFSDTAVFTVETFSPTPLSYVDISGFANNVDVGGDYAYVAAGSTGLQVVDVSDRVNPAVVASEDTLGNANDVKVDGALAYIADGVSGLQIMDISNPLDPVTVGSVDTPGDAYDVAVSGIYAYVADGNAGLQIINVSVSNNPVIEGTVVTSNIAKGVDIDPEGNLAVVADGSAGVQVIDITTPSNAGIIGTVDTNGNARDVVLRNSIAYVSDYTGGLKAVNISNPTTPTIAKSVEGNYLMDAALFDSLVFGADVLSFNAVPAYNISIPDDPVFTAIINFAQFRDDDGTGTDADSRYLYLTTSNGIMENGSSGDTRLYIGQYRMVQDIAGVPPTVSITSPLAGIDVIEGAKIQVASDAADDVQVASVSFIIDGNVVFTDTSAPYEFDYTVPLGISGVTISATALDLANNAGASPDLFVTVIPDPLTTILGSLVDINGGPMGGVTVTTVNNLSTTSLPDGTFSISDVPTVQGNIQVTASTNISGWPYRGNSPSIPAVPGGMTDAGVIIIERDVVSITVDTTIVTGNRSMDFKALTVDGANLTVEGPHTFYSITLLNNAKLTHPDTTTTEEYSLDITVSDTLTIDSDSTIDVSGKGYLGGYNGPGNYSYYGRTLGNTTTGGSYVRSGGSYGGLGGQTGSDSVNGVYGSFYNPNELGSGGGGNSYTNGGYGGNGGGLVRITAAEIVLNGNGSIKSNGGDGEDSDWNGGGSGGGIYINVGTIRGDGSGTIAANGGKATRSYSSTNGGGGGRIAVYYDDIAGFDINSITAYGGLGSSNDGGAGTIYLKDVVNKKEQLIGNNSNNTGKPTPLVSEDGNGFTFDDLIIGGGSISIDKLIVNKLTLDAGDSCMGELVVNNVVVGDGALIFAEVMTVVNNLTVDNGELSVVDLSVGNNVTLQNNGILTHEAATMTQAYSSTIGVGGTLAIDSGSTIDVSCKGYLGGYNGSGNYSYYGRTLGNTTTGGSYVRSGGSYGGLGGQTGTDNVNGVYGSFYNPNELGSGGGGNSYTNGGYGGNGGGLVRITAAEIVLNGNGSIKSNGGDGEDSDWNGGGSGGGIYINVGTIRGDGSGTIAANGGKATRSYSSTNGGGGGRIAVYYDDIAGFDINSITAYGGLGSSNDGGAGTIYLKASIQTYGDLIVDNNGSTSLVYSTPLVSVGTGLSSDLTANTLTDSTRKWNVDGLIGIFLNPNTSQETTPATVFRILSNDVTSITVENTLNNLTDVTISGNSYIGEHYFDNLTIINGARVETLDRISFSYILITSGGEIQADNYYQIGKAETSLKDKLAKYQKK